The sequence CTAACTTCACCAAAAACAGGATGCACGGTTGGTTTGATAATAAGGAAACACATAGTTAGTTTGCCAAGAAGAACGGACACATGGTTGGTCCGTCAGTGAAAAGGACGCAAGGTGAGTCCTCCAAAGATGAGGAAATGTGTGGTTAGTCCACTAAGAAGAGGGTTGCAAGGGACTAGCCACATGTCCTTTTAGACTCACTTTGTGTCCTCTATTTCTCGATAGACTCACTTTATACTCTTTTTTTGGTATACCGACCACTTATTCCTCCTTTTAACAGACTCACCTTGTATTTTGGCCTCTTTTGATGAATAGATTGTGCTTTATTTCCAAAAAGGACTAGCCATAAGTCCTCTTGGACTAACTTTGAACCCTTCCTTAATGTAATGACCATACATCCAACTAGACTTACTTTGTATCCCTTACTTTATGGACTGGATATGTGTTCACTCCAAACAGGGCTAATGCTCTCAAATCCAACTGTTACACCTTGGATGTATTACCCCTAGTTAAACATTGTGTACTTTTCACCAACTACAAAGATAAAACGTACATGCATTAAATAGTTATTCCTTATATATTCTCTAAAAACTCACACAACATAGCCTTCAAGGCTTCATTTCTTCTACACCAGTGTTAACTTAAGCATTAAAAGGTCTTTTAAACACAATAAGAGCTTTGTTGTACATATATTTGTGAAACCCAAGTTCAACAATCTTTATTTCTCAATGCAGCTACCAATCTTAGAAAGACATTGATCTTTTGaggtttttttcaaatctcatcattATCGTTACttataggaatttttttttttttttactaaaatctAATTCAATTCCTCTTCTTTTCATATATTCCCAGCTTTTTTCATGGATCACAACCTAGAAACTTAAGGACATTGGATGATTACATACCTTTCCACCATAGACATCTTTTCCAAATATTCAATAACTAACCAAACATATGAGAATGCTCACAAAAATTTGTTTGCCTATATAGGGACAATTGAGGgctttaactattttttagtaGGTGGCTCATCTATCAACACCACCACTTGCACCTATATTATGTGTAGTCAACTTCAATTTAAGGAGGAACACATTGTAATTACATGTAAAACAGTGGAAAGAGGGCTACCACCCTTAAAACCCTTACAAAAGCTTCTCTCACCACCATAAAAACATATTCAAGAATAGTCAAAGGATATCAACATGTAGTCGTAGtcacaaaagaaaatatcattatcatcatcacttCTCATCAAAGACTTCTTATAGtatcctagaaaaaaaatggcTTTAAAGGAAGCTAGATATGTTGTTAAAAGATTCCTTAATGTAGAGCTATATATCCCTCATCAAGTGAGGGGTTCTTAATAAGCTAAAAGAGTATTGGATACTCATTTTTCAAGAGAATTCATTGCATATGTACAGCGTCATGATGATCATCCTCTCGGAGCTGGATCTTCGTGGTGATAGGTGGAAAAAACAAGGAATTCTTGCTTTTTATCAGAAAATAGGatagagtcgccacctaatattctGGTCACTATGAACACTAACTAGTCTTATAGTCTGGATAAGAAGACTGCTTGCATATATGGAGAATGTATTACTCCTAGTGCACCTTACCTAAGATAATCTACATTATTTGTTTGTCTAATATAAACTAAggtattattgtgttttctaattgttggtctatCTAAGGTTTAAAAGATTCCTCCTCAGTAAGTAGGTGTTTATCTTATCAAGTTAAAACCTAATCATTCTAATGTAAAagcatataaataaaagaaaatgtctttttttattcaatattaggcatgtatattaaaagaaaataaaataattttttaaattctccCAATCATATTCATAAGTCCATGAATATGATCCACacttatgaaattttattaaataaaataaatcttgtaTATTAAGTTAAAATCTCATATCATATAGGACATAGACTCCATGTGTTAGATTCACCTAAACATATTCATGGGGTCAACCCGGATGTGGTATTATTATGTGGATCTCAAATCCATTATTGGTTTTGAGAATCTCTTTGTAAAGcttataatctattttaataaaagtatgtaaaccaagaaaaaatttattaacttgtTTCCCATCACCTAAGAAGAGAATAAGGtcagtttatttttatcaaattttatccttatttttttgttattattttttttataagttttttattaatattttttcacgatttcatcctttaaaattgaatttattgagagtTAAGTTTCTTAATTGAACTCATGTCCAGGACTTCACAGGTTGTAGGTTTTAGAGATTAGATCAAGTTTAGGAAGTTCGTCCAAGTttgcttaggtttttttttcttttttcaaactcatgttttcttttttaaaaaaagaaatttaggggttttttctattatttttttgtagattGATTTTATTGGGTTAgcccttcatatttttttttctattataacaactaccatttttttaatctataaataatctatcaaattacaaatgtttttagtttcatcctatatgattttttaatctttcaaatttagtactcattctttaattaatatttatttttttgggtcatttttatttttatttttcaaatttcttcctccttaagttttttttctctcaaattttatcctcgttctttttattgttttatttttgcttttgcaagtttttttatttatatttttcaatgatttgattatttaaaattaaattgattgagagtTATGCTTTTTGATTTAACTCGAGTCCATGATTTAACGAGtttcaagttttaaatattaaatcaaatttaggggtattataatcaataatactccttaatttttttttctcaaattttgtttctcattctttttgttgttttcttttgcttttacaagttgttttttatttatatttctcaatgatttcattattcaaaattaaattagtcgaaagttatttttcttgatttaactCGGATCTATAATTTAACGAGTTGCAAGTTTTAGAGATTAGACCAAGTTaacaaatattataatcaataatacttaaaaaaatgttaatctagcctttgtttgtttgctagaaagtagcttttttaaaagtgatttcaATAAAAAGTGACTTATTTACTAATGTTTGGtagtgtcatggaaaataagttgtaaaatatttttcaatttttgactatgtcatgaaaaatgatatgaaaaataacttattaatattttaatttttttcaagtttattaaaagaacgATTACCGAATTTGATAGATAAGAAAAAGttaaagaatgatgaaattaaaaaaaaaatctaattttataaactattttaGATAAgacaaatagcaattaaaatattagagatcaaatatgatagatgaaaaatttaaaaactaatgaaattgaaaaaaaaatcataaataaaataaaataaatagtaatgaaaaaaataaaaatcaaatttgacaaataaaaattttcaattaaaaaaataaaaagaataaaaactaaagttgatagaaaaattaaggatgaaattttaaaacaaattaaaatgaaatatatagtAGTCTAAATattgaggactaaatttgatatagttaactaataacaaaatattttttaaattttttataattttttttatttcgcacaagataaaaaagatatttttactaaaaactaaattaattttttttgtttgaaaagtattttttattaatccatTTTTGTAACAATAAatagatatagaaaaaaatttaaagttattttccATAAATCAAACGGTCGCCATCTCCAGATCCGAaagaagaaacaataaaaagaatagaaaaccaTACTAATTGGACCACACGCCTGGACACTATTTCTAACCTTTTCTCTCCAAATCTCCGATTCATAGTCCAAAAACCCCCATCCGAATTGGGTTCTAAAATGGGAAAAGGAGGGGGATGCGTTCCGAGTAAGAAAAAACAACCGCCAGTCTCCGACGATCCCGTCTCCTCCCAGGAAGCCGCACCAATCGCTGTTCACGACGATGAAACTATTGATGTGGCAACTACGTCACTAGAGCCGAGAATTCCATCAAAGTTAAAAATCTTTATAGTGTTTTACTCCATGTATGGGCACGTGGAAGGATTGGCCAAGAGAATGAAGAAAGGAGTGGATGGAGTGGAAGGAGTTGAGGCTTTTTTATATCGGGTCGCGGAAACGTTGTCTGatgatgttttgatgaaaatgaaaGCTCCGGGGAAAGATGTTGGGATCCCGGAAATTACGGCGGCGGAATTGGTCAACGCGGATGGTGTTTTGTTTGGGTTTCCGACAAGGTATGGCTGCATGGCTGCGCAAATGAAATCGTTTTTCGATTCGACGGGGCAATTATGGAAGGAGCAGAAACTTGCCGGCAAACCTGCTGGGTTTTTTGTTAGTACCGGGACTCAAGGAGGAGGTCAAGAAACTACTGCGTAAGTTGATAATGCTCTCTCTCCGTCTCTTCTTCAAGATTCAAAGTTAATGTTGTTGCTGTTATGATGCCAGTCTAATTTTTAATGTCtaaacaaatcataattatGTTTTGCAATTTTTCCTTACGATCTCAGTTTCTTGTTGATTCCTTGCTTAGACAACTAAGGAAAGCTAAATTTTGTTCGGTAGGAGCAATAATCATTTGAATGTGGAAGACATGAACCTTTCATTCTTGAAGATTTTATACAGGATGTGCTTTTCTCATTAAATCACGCATTGATTTGGGCCTCGGTTTAGGTTAGAAAGAATGATTCATGGAAAGTAGAGGCAAATAGTCGAAACAGATGCAGGGAAACTTGTTTAGGCTCTAAACAAATGGTCGATAGAAAACCTCGGTGGTCTGTGAATTAGtgcaaaaaagagaagaaaagaaaagaaaagaaattaattgtaATGAAAATGAGGCAAAGATATAGCTCAATAAAATCAGAACAAGATACTGTTAAGTGATGCGACTGGGATTTTATGGTGATAGATGCAAGTGAAGAATTaacgtttatatatatagtttgtaaTTGGGcacattttagttttatttgagcATCCAAGAGTTTTGGCATGCCATCAGCTTGTAAGACATTTATACTTACCTTGTCAGCCTGCCAAACTGAGCTTGAGTTATCTTTTTTACTCTTCGATCTTGGTTTATGTTTTTTGCTTGTCAGAGTGTAAACtttatttaaagatgaaattgtgCATTCtcgtaaacaaaaaaaaggttggtTTTTCTTTGTATGTGCATGCAGCTCATCTATTTTGGAATCTCAATGTTTTATCCTTTTGTCTTGATAATTGAGAGAGCCTGGCTTTTGTTCTGAAGTCACCTCTGTTGACTTAACATTTGATGGGATGATGATGTTATAGGGATGGTGTTTTGGCTTAGTACGAggaattatgaaaatgaatgaGCTGTATGAATTCATATGTAGAAAACCAATATATTAACCATTTTCCATTGCTTTAATCCTCTTGTTTGGATTGGGGCAGATGGACAGCAATTACCCAGTTGACCCACCATGGAATGTTATTTGTTCCTGTTGGATACACCTTTGGAGCTGGTATGTTTAAGATGGACACTGTTCGAGGGGGCTCTCCTTATGGTGCTGGAGTTTATGCCGGTGACGGCTCAAGAGAGGCAAATGAAACAGAGTTGGCGCTTGCTGAGCATCAGGGCAAGTA is a genomic window of Populus alba chromosome 5, ASM523922v2, whole genome shotgun sequence containing:
- the LOC118029991 gene encoding probable NAD(P)H dehydrogenase (quinone) FQR1-like 2 yields the protein MGKGGGCVPSKKKQPPVSDDPVSSQEAAPIAVHDDETIDVATTSLEPRIPSKLKIFIVFYSMYGHVEGLAKRMKKGVDGVEGVEAFLYRVAETLSDDVLMKMKAPGKDVGIPEITAAELVNADGVLFGFPTRYGCMAAQMKSFFDSTGQLWKEQKLAGKPAGFFVSTGTQGGGQETTAWTAITQLTHHGMLFVPVGYTFGAGMFKMDTVRGGSPYGAGVYAGDGSREANETELALAEHQGKYMATIVKRLAQT